From one Solanum lycopersicum chromosome 12, SLM_r2.1 genomic stretch:
- the LOC101247896 gene encoding uncharacterized protein: MREARGSIPRTSIFLLHFFLTSSSLSSSSSKYIYTQTVPSSHEASIKHMTLSLFSPPFPPFSFPYYRFPDNYYFSKNLTFSYYCSSKTSSNFKVKASLSEAEGEKKLLDDGLISLVSSVKDAGEVLDVIAQNTGRSGGVVSGSDCCLIIAAALERSNAELAISVFDAMRSTFHPGTTVLDRGPSYDRWRWSRPDVNTYTLLVRGLATLLRVSDALKIIANVCRVSISPNEEVLFGKVVRCPSCEIAVTVAQPQDGIQVVSCSKCRYQYELVSGNIVSIESEDFSMDIPAWRRGLRFLPIKQNIPAAVHSIVVETPSGMARTHRFATETVDLPAQEGERVTIALAAPPNVYREVGPLKFNPKAPNVYPGEPLCLTNHKDGRESPLLRAPKKDKNPSLLNPSILVPLLAVFATGDAASGMIDPNLPQIITVAAVSSIALGATLNSLVFPQFSKLPQRLVDTIGIRQQLLSQYDVLQSRIKELKESAENEVWMLARMCQLENKIFAVGEPAYRARRSRVKRVRESLENSLGRTIELIESYARISSIIEIEVEMDSDVLAAEAAGNAESIAEQIQQIMELENLEEKWKIQAEANDEAERLLSSEPLTTENVSER; this comes from the exons ATGCGAGAGGCACGGGGTTCGATTCCCCGCACCTCCATTTTTTTACTCCATTTTTTTCTAACCTCTTCTTCcttatcttcatcttcttcaaaatatatatatacccaaACTGTTCCTTCTTCTCACGAAGCTTCAATCAAACACATGACTCTCTCCTTGTTTTCTCCTCCATTTCCTCCTTTTTCTTTCCCTTATTATCGCTTCCCTGATAATTACTACTTCTCCAAAAACCTCACTTTTTCTTACTATTGTTCGTCTAAAACGTCTAGTAATTTCAAGGTGAAAGCTTCGTTGAGTGAAGCGGAAGGTGAGAAAAAGTTGTTAGATGATGGATTGATTAGTTTGGTTTCGTCTGTGAAAGATGCGGGTGAGGTGTTGGATGTGATAGCTCAAAACACCGGGAGGAGTGGTGGAGTTGTGAGCGGTTCTGATTGTTGTTTGATTATCGCTGCCGCACTTGAACGGAGCAATGCTGAATTGGCGATATCTGTATTTGATGCTATGCGTTCCACTTTTCATCCTG GGACGACTGTTTTAGACAGAGGCCCATCCTATGATAGATGGAGGTGGTCAAGGCCAGATGTTAACACATATACCTTGTTAGTTCGAGGACTTGCAACACTGCTGAGGGTTTCGGATGCCCTTAAAATCATTGCCAATGTTTGTCGAGTGAGCATTTCTCCTAATGAAGAG GTTCTCTTTGGCAAAGTTGTCCGATGTCCAAGTTGTGAGATTGCTGTTACTGTTGCTCAGCCACAAGATGGTATCCAG GTTGTATCCTGTTCAAAATGCCGTTACCAGTATGAGCTCGTTTCAGGCAATATTGTTAGTATAGAGTCGGAAGATTTTAG CATGGATATTCCTGCATGGAGAAGGGGACTAAGATTCCTGCCGATAAAGCAAAACATTCCAGCTGCTGTTCATTCGATTGTG GTGGAGACTCCATCTGGAATGGCACGAACACACAGATTTGCTACTGAAACAGTTGATCTTCCTGCACAAGAAGGTGAGAGAGTGACCATTGCTCTAGCAGCACCACCAAATGTTTACCGAGAGGTGGGTCCATTAAAGTTCAATCCAAAAGCTCCAAACGTCTACCCAGGAGAGCCTTTGTGCTTGACTAACCACAAAGATGGCCGTGAATCACCCTTACTAAGAGCAcccaaaaaagataaaaaccCATCGTTGTTAAATCCTTCCATCCTTGTTCCGCTTCTTGCTGTATTTGCCACTGGAGATGCTGCGTCTGGAATGATAGATCCCAACTTGCCTCAGATAATAACAGTTGCTGCAGTTTCCTCAATCGCTCTTGGGGCCACGTTAAACAGCCTGGTTTTTCCTCAATTCAGCAAG CTTCCTCAGAGATTAGTTGATACCATTGGCATCAGGCAGCAACTCTTATCTCAGTATGATGTGCTCCAATCACGGATaaaggagttgaaagaatcTGCTGAGAATGAG GTTTGGATGTTGGCACGCATGTGCCAACTGGAAAACAAAATCTTTGCTGTTGGAGAACCTGCTTATCG GGCCCGGAGAAGTAGAGTGAAAAGGGTGCGTGAAAGCTTAGAAAACTCCCTTGGGAGAACGATCGAGCTGATTGAAAGCTATGCAAGA ATATCGTCCATTATAGAAATTGAAGTAGAGATGGATTCAGATGTTCTTGCTGCTGAAGCAGCAGGCAATGCA GAAAGTATTGCTGAACAAATACAACAAATAATGGAGCTTGAAAATCTTGAGGAA AAATGGAAAATCCAAGCAGAGGCAAACGATGAAGCCGAAAGGCTTCTCAGTTCTGAACCCTTAACAACAGAAAATGTTTCAGAAAGATGA
- the LOC101247595 gene encoding uncharacterized protein isoform X1, producing MGDGPRGIEVFEDHFQASTSGEDPMHSPDLSKYIGSNDSLRSISRSWTRRKLKGAASILNMFSLNKLPWMSGTDGQEKVVLTAAEVESLRSELGDLEEREAHCKAQLEHIDEVVRAARLSGYLDMRMRWATLPGEPLPVDDTDVDDWLPRFFVLQGSCIFWYSSCTDLSPQDSTLLSDVVEVGTLPCLIRDNEDKRYCFYISTRYGLKYECSSISKIKVDSWLEALKSDCKLRSD from the exons ATGGGTGATGGTCCTCGAGGAATAGAGGTGTTTGAAGATCATTTTCAAGCTTCAACTTCTGGTGAAGACCCCATGCATAGCCCAGATTTATCTAAATATATTGGAAGTAATGATTCTTTAAG ATCCATTAGTAGATCGTGGACTAGAAGAAAATTGAAAGGGGCTGCTTCAATTTTGAATATGTTTAGCCTCAACAAGCTACCTTGGATGTCTGGCACAGATGGTCAAGAAAAG GTAGTCTTAACTGCTGCAGAAGTAGAATCTCTTCGATCAGAACTCGGTGATTTGGAAGAAAGAGAAGCTCATTGCAAAGCTCA ATTAGAACACATTGATGAAGTAGTACGGGCTGCACGACTTTCGGGGTATTTGGACATGAGAATG aGATGGGCAACTTTACCCGGAGAACCTCTTCCAGTTGATGACACTGACGTTGATGATTGGCTGCCTAGATTTTTTGTCCTTCAGGGATCGTGTATCTTCTGGTATTCGTCATGCACAG ATCTAAGCCCCCAAGATTCAACCCTTCTATCTGATGTAGTTGAAGTTGGAACCTTACCTTGCCTGATACGAGACAATGAGGACAAACGATATTGCTTTTATATCTCAACTCGTTATGGACTGAAATATGAATGCTCTAGTATTTCTAAGATAAAG GTTGATTCATGGTTGGAAGCATTAAAGAGTGATTGCAAGCTGCGGTCTGACTGA
- the LOC101247595 gene encoding uncharacterized protein isoform X2 yields MFSLNKLPWMSGTDGQEKVVLTAAEVESLRSELGDLEEREAHCKAQLEHIDEVVRAARLSGYLDMRMRWATLPGEPLPVDDTDVDDWLPRFFVLQGSCIFWYSSCTDLSPQDSTLLSDVVEVGTLPCLIRDNEDKRYCFYISTRYGLKYECSSISKIKVDSWLEALKSDCKLRSD; encoded by the exons ATGTTTAGCCTCAACAAGCTACCTTGGATGTCTGGCACAGATGGTCAAGAAAAG GTAGTCTTAACTGCTGCAGAAGTAGAATCTCTTCGATCAGAACTCGGTGATTTGGAAGAAAGAGAAGCTCATTGCAAAGCTCA ATTAGAACACATTGATGAAGTAGTACGGGCTGCACGACTTTCGGGGTATTTGGACATGAGAATG aGATGGGCAACTTTACCCGGAGAACCTCTTCCAGTTGATGACACTGACGTTGATGATTGGCTGCCTAGATTTTTTGTCCTTCAGGGATCGTGTATCTTCTGGTATTCGTCATGCACAG ATCTAAGCCCCCAAGATTCAACCCTTCTATCTGATGTAGTTGAAGTTGGAACCTTACCTTGCCTGATACGAGACAATGAGGACAAACGATATTGCTTTTATATCTCAACTCGTTATGGACTGAAATATGAATGCTCTAGTATTTCTAAGATAAAG GTTGATTCATGGTTGGAAGCATTAAAGAGTGATTGCAAGCTGCGGTCTGACTGA